From one Lactiplantibacillus paraplantarum genomic stretch:
- a CDS encoding carbamoyl phosphate synthase small subunit, whose product MNKYLTLADGTQWSGTAIGERQLEAAGRVVFNTGMSGYQETLTDPSYLNQMIAFTYPLIGNYGIDPTVSQAPTVGAQAIIVHELATFTDHYTSRQSLANFLTTHHVAGIEGIDTRDLTIHIREAGSQMAILTNHPVTNFKSKLATLTSQALVATPLPAVTTTKQPRIAILNFGEKAAISAELQARGADVIVLPPTTSIKAIAAYHPDGILLSNGPGDPTDYGDCLATIRQLAHRYPLAGICLGHQLIALAYGARTYQLPFGHHGLNHPVQACVDGSIMMTSQNHDYAVDPASIKATPLIVTHTELNDGSIEGLRLPHQAVMSVQFHPEAHPGPKEAGQFFDNFLLTIQKEAVINA is encoded by the coding sequence ATGAACAAGTACTTAACATTAGCAGATGGCACACAATGGAGTGGAACGGCAATCGGAGAGCGCCAACTAGAGGCCGCGGGACGCGTCGTCTTTAATACAGGAATGAGCGGTTATCAGGAAACGCTGACTGATCCATCATATTTAAACCAAATGATTGCCTTTACCTACCCACTAATCGGTAATTATGGAATCGATCCGACCGTTTCACAGGCCCCAACGGTTGGCGCTCAAGCCATTATTGTTCACGAACTGGCTACCTTCACTGACCACTACACTAGCCGCCAGTCACTTGCCAATTTTCTAACGACACACCACGTTGCTGGCATCGAAGGGATTGATACTCGTGACCTAACGATCCATATCCGAGAAGCAGGCTCCCAGATGGCAATTTTAACTAATCATCCCGTCACTAACTTTAAGTCCAAGCTCGCTACTTTAACTTCACAGGCCTTAGTAGCCACACCACTTCCCGCCGTTACAACTACCAAGCAGCCCCGTATCGCCATCCTCAACTTTGGTGAAAAAGCAGCAATCAGTGCTGAATTGCAGGCACGTGGGGCTGATGTTATTGTTCTACCACCAACAACTAGCATCAAGGCCATTGCTGCCTACCATCCTGACGGTATTCTGCTATCCAATGGTCCTGGTGACCCCACTGATTATGGGGACTGCTTAGCAACCATCCGCCAGTTGGCACATCGTTATCCGCTTGCCGGTATTTGCTTAGGTCATCAACTGATTGCACTTGCGTATGGTGCTCGGACTTACCAGCTTCCATTTGGTCACCATGGACTGAATCATCCCGTTCAGGCTTGTGTCGACGGTAGCATTATGATGACTTCACAAAATCACGATTACGCGGTCGATCCAGCCTCAATCAAAGCTACACCACTAATTGTCACCCATACTGAACTAAATGATGGTAGTATCGAAGGACTGCGGTTACCCCACCAAGCGGTCATGTCAGTACAGTTTCATCCTGAAGCACATCCAGGCCCCAAAGAAGCCGGTCAATTTTTCGATAATTTCTTACTAACCATTCAAAAGGAGGCGGTAATTAATGCCTAA
- the argB gene encoding acetylglutamate kinase — MTKLIVIKIGGQAISQLSAAFFEQIAQWYQQHYQILIVHGGGPMINRLMTQCAVPVHKVNGLRVTDAATLSLTKLALLGDAQPALLAQLTQHQLPVLGLNAADNQLLTGELIDYQQLGYVGRLTSVNRVQLIQLLTQRIGVLAPLALTATGQWLNVNADMAATVLAQQLHAEKLVLLTDVPGIMHHGNVMTSLSPQQAQQLIRTAVITAGMQPKVQAAIAAIQTGVKQAVITNAIDQPGTAIIQEVAV, encoded by the coding sequence ATGACAAAACTAATTGTAATTAAAATTGGGGGCCAAGCGATCAGCCAGTTGAGCGCTGCTTTCTTTGAGCAGATCGCACAGTGGTATCAACAGCACTACCAGATTCTGATCGTACACGGTGGTGGGCCAATGATCAATCGGTTGATGACGCAGTGTGCCGTCCCCGTCCACAAGGTTAATGGTTTGCGGGTGACGGATGCGGCGACTTTGTCGTTAACTAAATTAGCACTGCTGGGCGATGCGCAACCGGCGTTACTCGCACAATTGACACAGCATCAATTACCAGTGTTAGGGCTCAACGCGGCGGATAACCAGTTATTGACTGGCGAGCTGATCGATTATCAACAACTGGGATATGTTGGCCGACTCACTAGTGTCAATCGCGTGCAATTAATACAATTGTTGACGCAACGTATCGGTGTCTTAGCCCCCTTAGCGTTAACGGCCACAGGACAGTGGCTCAATGTCAATGCGGATATGGCAGCGACCGTCCTGGCACAGCAGCTACATGCTGAGAAGTTAGTGTTGCTGACCGATGTTCCAGGCATTATGCATCACGGCAATGTGATGACGTCACTATCGCCACAACAGGCCCAGCAACTGATTAGGACGGCCGTGATTACTGCGGGCATGCAGCCTAAAGTACAAGCTGCCATTGCAGCTATTCAGACGGGGGTCAAGCAGGCTGTGATTACAAATGCGATTGATCAACCAGGAACTGCAATTATTCAGGAGGTGGCCGTATGA
- the carB gene encoding carbamoyl-phosphate synthase large subunit, producing the protein MPKNTTIHTIAVIGSGPIKIGQAAEFDYAGTQACLSLKAAGYHVILINSNPATIMTDTTTADEVYLEPLTLNSVTKILQATRPDALLPTLGGQTGLNLAMALDQAGVLSDLKIQLLGTSLATINQAEDRAAFKALMNQLQQPIPASTTVHDIANALIFAEKIGYPVIVRPAFTLGGSGGGIANNAAELTQTLQRGLTMSPVTECLIEQSIAGFKEIEFEVMRDNQGTKIVVCSMENFDPVGVHTGDSIVYAPVQTLTDTEYQQLRTAALTIVEALDIKGGCNVQLAQDPQSRQYYVIEVNPRVSRSSALASKATGYPIAKIAADIAIGLNLAEIKNPVTQTTYAAFEPALDYVVAKIPRFAFDKFPTADAHLGTQMKATGEVMAIGSTIEEATLKAIASLEISPSIQATLVPDHPITTAEYEDQLIHPTDQRLFYLLAALQAGWPLAKLATLTQITPFFLSKLQHITQLIRDIKQAPTIKHLLTAKKYGLSLATMAHYTQYSLTSIAAMTADLPFVYKMVDTCAGEFTSVTPYFYSTAFGQTNESQPLGHSILVLGSGPIRIGQGIEFDYTTVHCVKAIQQAGYHAIVVNNNPETVSTDFSTSDKLYFEPLTIERLLPIIELEQPVGVIVQFGGQTAINLAQQLTALGIRVLGTSVAATNLTEDRHAFADCLHQLTINQATGTTITNLSAALPAAHAIGYPLLVRPSFVLGGRAMAIVHNDQELIPVIKSAVAAGHGAPILMDQYLAGIECEVDVLSDGTACFIPGIMEHIEGAGVHSGDSITVYPPQQLSPAIQHKIVTIATKLAQHLQCIGMMNIQFVVTDDVYVIDVNPRASRTVPYMSKVTHLPLAQLATQLILGQSLASLNLRPGLLTPAPQQVAIKAPVFSFSKLPAAPVILSPEMKSTGETLGVGPTFATAWHAAMADSYHLNNWQVTDGIITDATTFDQPEVQALCQANHLLVTTITHIADWPATTKALGFTLNDHPDNPVATAALNHGQPLITALDTLRTLLANMPANVSH; encoded by the coding sequence ATGCCTAAAAATACAACGATTCATACGATTGCTGTCATTGGCTCCGGTCCAATTAAGATTGGGCAAGCCGCTGAATTCGACTACGCTGGTACCCAAGCCTGTCTGAGTCTTAAAGCAGCCGGCTATCACGTTATTTTGATCAACTCGAACCCAGCAACCATTATGACTGATACGACTACCGCCGATGAAGTCTACTTAGAACCCCTAACTTTAAATAGTGTCACCAAAATCTTGCAAGCGACCCGTCCCGATGCCTTGCTACCAACCCTCGGCGGTCAGACAGGCTTGAACTTAGCAATGGCCCTAGATCAAGCTGGAGTCCTTAGTGATTTAAAAATTCAATTATTAGGCACGTCACTCGCCACCATTAATCAAGCTGAGGATCGGGCAGCCTTCAAAGCGCTTATGAATCAACTTCAGCAGCCAATCCCGGCAAGCACTACCGTTCACGATATTGCTAATGCATTGATATTTGCTGAAAAGATCGGCTATCCAGTCATTGTTCGTCCAGCCTTTACGCTCGGAGGATCTGGCGGCGGCATCGCCAATAATGCCGCCGAATTAACCCAAACGTTACAACGAGGACTAACCATGTCACCCGTCACCGAATGCCTGATTGAACAAAGTATTGCAGGCTTCAAAGAAATTGAATTCGAAGTCATGCGCGATAATCAGGGTACTAAGATTGTTGTCTGCTCAATGGAGAATTTTGATCCGGTCGGCGTTCATACTGGTGACTCCATCGTTTACGCACCAGTTCAGACTTTGACCGACACCGAATATCAACAGTTACGGACGGCGGCGTTAACCATTGTCGAGGCGCTCGATATTAAAGGCGGCTGTAACGTTCAGCTCGCTCAGGATCCACAAAGTCGGCAATACTATGTCATCGAAGTGAACCCACGGGTCAGCCGTTCATCCGCACTGGCCTCCAAAGCGACTGGCTATCCGATTGCCAAAATTGCCGCCGACATCGCGATTGGTCTAAATCTAGCGGAAATCAAAAATCCCGTGACACAAACAACCTACGCTGCTTTTGAACCCGCCTTAGACTATGTCGTCGCCAAAATTCCCCGCTTTGCTTTTGATAAGTTTCCAACGGCTGACGCCCATTTAGGAACACAGATGAAGGCGACCGGCGAAGTGATGGCGATCGGTTCGACAATCGAAGAAGCCACGCTCAAAGCGATTGCGTCCCTTGAAATCAGTCCTAGCATCCAAGCAACTTTAGTACCTGACCACCCCATCACGACCGCTGAATATGAAGATCAATTAATCCACCCGACGGATCAACGTCTCTTCTATCTATTAGCAGCACTTCAAGCGGGCTGGCCATTAGCAAAGTTAGCCACATTAACTCAAATCACGCCATTTTTCTTGAGTAAACTACAACATATTACCCAACTAATTCGTGATATCAAACAAGCCCCTACGATTAAGCACCTTTTAACGGCTAAAAAATATGGTTTGAGCCTGGCAACAATGGCCCACTATACGCAATATTCACTAACAAGTATCGCTGCTATGACAGCTGATTTACCATTCGTTTACAAAATGGTCGACACGTGTGCTGGTGAATTTACTAGTGTTACACCTTATTTTTACAGTACCGCCTTTGGTCAAACTAACGAGAGTCAGCCACTAGGACACAGCATTCTGGTACTCGGATCAGGTCCCATCCGAATTGGCCAAGGCATTGAATTCGACTACACGACCGTTCACTGTGTCAAAGCAATTCAGCAAGCTGGCTACCACGCTATCGTTGTCAATAACAACCCTGAAACAGTTTCAACGGACTTTTCAACCTCGGATAAACTCTATTTCGAACCACTGACAATTGAACGCTTGCTGCCAATTATTGAACTTGAACAACCAGTTGGCGTGATTGTACAATTTGGGGGACAAACGGCCATCAATTTGGCTCAACAGCTGACCGCATTAGGTATCCGGGTTCTTGGAACCAGCGTAGCGGCCACTAATCTAACTGAAGATCGACACGCTTTTGCTGACTGTCTTCATCAGTTGACTATCAACCAGGCCACTGGTACGACCATCACTAATTTAAGTGCAGCGTTACCTGCTGCTCATGCCATTGGTTATCCCCTACTCGTTCGTCCTAGCTTTGTCTTGGGTGGTCGTGCGATGGCCATCGTGCATAATGATCAAGAATTGATACCAGTCATCAAATCAGCCGTCGCTGCGGGACACGGTGCGCCAATCTTAATGGATCAGTATCTAGCTGGCATTGAATGCGAAGTGGATGTGCTATCCGATGGTACCGCTTGTTTCATTCCGGGAATCATGGAGCACATTGAAGGCGCTGGCGTTCATTCGGGTGATTCAATTACCGTCTATCCACCGCAACAGCTCAGTCCAGCGATCCAACACAAGATTGTCACGATTGCCACCAAATTAGCACAGCACTTACAATGCATTGGCATGATGAATATTCAATTTGTCGTCACCGACGATGTCTACGTGATTGACGTCAATCCACGGGCTAGTCGAACAGTTCCATATATGAGCAAGGTTACCCATTTGCCACTAGCGCAACTAGCAACCCAGTTGATTCTTGGTCAAAGTTTAGCATCGCTCAACTTGCGCCCCGGACTCTTGACGCCCGCCCCGCAACAAGTCGCTATCAAAGCCCCGGTCTTCTCCTTCAGCAAACTGCCAGCAGCGCCGGTGATCTTAAGTCCGGAGATGAAATCAACCGGCGAAACGCTAGGAGTCGGTCCAACGTTTGCAACCGCTTGGCACGCGGCGATGGCTGACAGTTATCACCTTAACAATTGGCAAGTTACAGATGGTATTATCACTGATGCTACGACCTTTGACCAACCCGAAGTTCAGGCCCTGTGCCAAGCCAACCATCTTTTGGTAACAACAATCACTCACATTGCCGATTGGCCCGCCACGACCAAGGCACTCGGCTTCACACTCAATGACCACCCTGATAATCCGGTTGCCACCGCTGCATTGAACCATGGACAGCCATTAATTACGGCCCTAGACACGCTTCGAACCTTACTAGCAAACATGCCGGCAAACGTGAGTCACTAG
- the argJ gene encoding bifunctional glutamate N-acetyltransferase/amino-acid acetyltransferase ArgJ, whose amino-acid sequence MQVLTNTKFETVAFQWPAGFYSDGIHIGLRRHKKDFGWLFSKVPASAAGTYTTNQFQAAPTKLTKLMIDQNHQLQGLLLNSAIANSCTGEQGWQNALQEQAWLANKLNVTPDLIGLASTGLIGAQLPMDKIENGLPQLTPTKSDAVTYAVLTTDQHPKTVCVQCELSGHLVTLTGFAKGSGMIHPKMATMLGFVTTDAQVDGDVLQAMLSANVDQTFNQITVDGDTSTNDMVVTLANGLADNPSLQAGTADYDIFNQALHYVLGQLAKQIAADGEGATKLVECNVTHAATTVDGQQIAKAIVGSNLVKAAIFGEDPNWGRIISTIGATDADIDVATVDIEMNGILLVQQSLAVDFDLAAVQATLHDQQIIIDVDLHHGTASGQAWGCDLTYNYVKINASYHT is encoded by the coding sequence ATGCAAGTTTTAACGAATACGAAATTTGAAACGGTTGCCTTTCAGTGGCCAGCGGGGTTTTATAGTGATGGTATTCATATTGGTCTGCGCCGTCACAAGAAAGACTTTGGCTGGTTGTTTTCAAAGGTGCCTGCCAGTGCAGCTGGAACTTATACGACGAATCAGTTTCAAGCAGCGCCGACTAAGCTAACTAAACTAATGATTGATCAGAATCATCAACTACAAGGTCTGTTATTGAATAGTGCGATCGCCAATTCTTGTACCGGTGAACAAGGGTGGCAGAATGCCCTACAGGAGCAAGCTTGGCTAGCTAATAAGTTAAACGTTACTCCTGATTTGATTGGTTTGGCTTCAACGGGATTGATTGGTGCCCAGTTACCGATGGACAAGATTGAAAATGGCCTGCCACAATTGACGCCAACTAAGAGTGACGCGGTGACCTATGCGGTGTTAACTACGGATCAACATCCGAAAACCGTCTGTGTGCAATGTGAACTTAGCGGCCATTTGGTTACTTTGACGGGTTTTGCCAAGGGTTCTGGTATGATTCATCCCAAGATGGCAACGATGCTCGGTTTTGTAACAACCGATGCGCAAGTTGATGGGGACGTCTTACAAGCGATGCTAAGCGCCAATGTTGATCAGACGTTTAATCAGATTACGGTCGATGGGGACACGTCTACTAATGATATGGTAGTCACGTTAGCGAATGGTTTGGCGGATAATCCTAGCTTACAAGCCGGTACCGCAGACTACGATATTTTTAATCAAGCATTGCACTATGTCTTAGGCCAACTTGCCAAGCAAATTGCGGCTGACGGTGAAGGTGCGACTAAGTTAGTTGAGTGCAATGTGACCCACGCAGCTACGACGGTTGATGGTCAACAAATTGCTAAGGCAATCGTTGGCTCAAATCTTGTCAAGGCAGCCATTTTTGGAGAAGACCCGAACTGGGGCCGTATTATTAGTACGATTGGTGCTACTGATGCGGACATCGACGTAGCAACGGTCGATATTGAAATGAACGGCATCTTACTCGTGCAGCAGAGCTTGGCTGTCGACTTTGATTTGGCGGCGGTGCAAGCAACCTTGCATGATCAGCAGATTATTATCGATGTCGATTTGCACCATGGAACAGCGAGTGGTCAAGCGTGGGGCTGTGATCTAACTTACAACTACGTCAAAATTAACGCGAGCTATCATACTTAA
- a CDS encoding ABC transporter permease → MQITAVQLSRKKAAQAAKTTGRYWKPWHLTWNIVSLVVLAIAYFENQWVASQETVNNQTYHWFLGGYFAYLLIVTIVGAVTHGRIRRYNGHFAQLNTSLGGLLIVQDLLTEKFAILEQPFFVSFAQILDQMRENAALLWASTVSSLALWLISFIIGTLLGILLGLGMGRYRQFNYWAFPYLKVIGIIPAAAWMPLTMVIFPTSYMAEVFLIAFSVWFPVAFMTIGGVQGISKEYFESAKTLGFSEWQIVRKIVLPGALPSIFTGVYTAMGLSFTMLVISEMIGAKVGLGWFINWAKGTGNYTQVYAAIVIMAILFSVLFAVFTKVQDYCLRWRDGAH, encoded by the coding sequence ATGCAAATAACAGCAGTCCAATTGAGTCGAAAGAAGGCTGCGCAGGCAGCCAAGACAACCGGTAGATACTGGAAGCCCTGGCACCTGACCTGGAATATTGTCAGCTTAGTAGTATTAGCAATCGCATATTTTGAGAATCAATGGGTCGCATCACAAGAGACTGTTAATAATCAGACTTATCATTGGTTTTTAGGTGGCTACTTTGCCTATTTATTGATTGTTACAATCGTTGGGGCAGTGACACATGGCCGAATTCGTCGCTATAATGGTCACTTTGCTCAGTTGAATACCTCATTAGGGGGGCTACTGATTGTCCAAGACCTTCTGACTGAGAAATTTGCGATTCTAGAACAACCATTTTTTGTCAGTTTTGCGCAAATCCTTGATCAGATGCGCGAAAATGCAGCGTTACTCTGGGCTTCCACCGTGTCATCATTAGCTTTGTGGTTAATTAGTTTTATTATTGGAACCCTCCTGGGGATTTTGCTGGGTCTGGGAATGGGCCGCTATCGGCAATTTAACTACTGGGCGTTCCCGTACTTAAAGGTTATTGGGATTATTCCCGCAGCCGCTTGGATGCCACTGACAATGGTCATCTTTCCAACTAGTTACATGGCCGAGGTTTTCTTGATTGCTTTTTCAGTCTGGTTTCCAGTAGCTTTCATGACGATTGGTGGTGTTCAAGGAATTAGTAAGGAATACTTCGAATCGGCGAAGACTTTGGGCTTTAGTGAATGGCAGATTGTTCGCAAAATTGTTCTTCCCGGTGCGTTACCGAGTATCTTTACGGGGGTTTATACGGCTATGGGCTTGTCATTTACGATGCTTGTGATTTCAGAAATGATTGGTGCGAAGGTCGGTCTTGGTTGGTTCATCAACTGGGCGAAGGGTACCGGCAATTATACGCAAGTTTATGCCGCCATCGTGATTATGGCTATTCTATTCTCAGTGTTGTTTGCAGTGTTTACCAAGGTTCAGGATTATTGTCTGCGTTGGCGTGATGGGGCACACTAG
- the argC gene encoding N-acetyl-gamma-glutamyl-phosphate reductase produces MQVALVGVTGYSGMVLYQLLKQHPQVDGIHLYGHADAPAVPLKTVATMYQKETAVIRPFDAAAIMHDNAMVFFATSAGITCQLALPFIAAHFPVIDLSGDFRLRDPQQYQHWYQRTPAPVTALAQASYGLADMPSPLTTYIANPGCYATATLLGLAPLVQQQLIEPTSIVVDAKSGLSGAGKRATTASHYVTVNDNVSLYKLNQHQHIPEMMQQLQQWWPTIPAIEFTTTLIPVTRGIMATIYAKAKQPLTTAQVRDAFMTTYHEQPFVQVLPTGMPTIKDVIGSNNCALGVNYNPVTNTVVVVSVIDNLMKGAAGQAIQNFNRYFDFAVTTGLPTLPVFP; encoded by the coding sequence ATGCAAGTCGCACTAGTTGGCGTTACGGGCTACAGTGGCATGGTACTATACCAGCTTTTAAAACAACATCCACAAGTTGATGGTATTCACTTGTACGGACATGCAGATGCCCCTGCCGTTCCATTAAAGACGGTGGCGACCATGTACCAGAAGGAAACGGCAGTCATTCGACCGTTCGATGCGGCTGCCATTATGCACGATAATGCGATGGTCTTTTTCGCGACATCAGCTGGAATTACGTGCCAACTGGCCTTACCATTCATTGCTGCCCATTTTCCAGTCATTGATTTATCTGGTGACTTTCGTTTACGCGATCCGCAACAGTATCAGCACTGGTATCAGCGCACTCCGGCACCAGTTACCGCCTTAGCACAGGCTAGTTACGGTTTGGCTGATATGCCATCACCGTTGACGACTTACATTGCTAATCCTGGGTGTTATGCAACTGCTACATTATTAGGATTAGCCCCACTTGTGCAGCAACAATTGATTGAGCCAACTTCGATTGTAGTCGATGCCAAGTCCGGGTTATCTGGTGCTGGCAAGCGTGCAACGACTGCTAGTCATTACGTCACTGTCAATGACAATGTGAGCTTATATAAATTGAATCAGCATCAACATATTCCTGAAATGATGCAACAGTTACAACAATGGTGGCCAACCATTCCCGCAATCGAATTTACAACAACGTTGATTCCGGTAACACGAGGGATCATGGCAACGATTTACGCCAAAGCAAAGCAACCACTGACGACAGCACAGGTCCGGGATGCATTTATGACAACCTATCACGAGCAACCGTTTGTGCAAGTGCTACCGACGGGAATGCCAACGATCAAAGATGTCATCGGGTCTAACAACTGTGCGCTCGGGGTAAATTACAATCCAGTCACGAATACCGTTGTGGTTGTGAGCGTGATTGATAACTTAATGAAGGGGGCTGCGGGACAGGCAATCCAGAATTTCAATCGCTATTTTGATTTTGCTGTTACGACCGGATTGCCAACGTTACCTGTATTTCCATGA
- a CDS encoding ABC transporter ATP-binding protein: MGLLTVKHVNQRLQDNAGHQIDVLDDIDFTVNPGEFVAIIGPSGCGKTTLLRLISGLDHPASGQLTIDDQQIRQPDYSRGYVFQHGSLFPWATIKENISVGLKVTRGRHYDRQLVDHYIELMGLTGFENAYPHQVSGGMAQRAALARSIIMNPEILLLDEPMGALDAFTRADIQNVIERVWQQTQTTMILVTHDIDEAVYLSDRIIVMTPRPGRIKEIVTNPLPHPRSRVSADFATFRHQIQDKLNFGARDEQAAR, encoded by the coding sequence ATGGGATTACTAACAGTTAAACATGTCAATCAGCGGCTGCAAGACAATGCTGGCCACCAGATCGATGTGTTAGATGACATCGATTTTACCGTCAACCCTGGCGAGTTTGTTGCAATTATCGGACCATCTGGTTGCGGCAAGACCACCTTGCTACGGTTGATTTCTGGTTTGGATCATCCAGCCAGCGGCCAACTAACAATTGATGACCAGCAAATTAGGCAGCCGGACTATTCTCGTGGCTATGTCTTTCAACATGGTAGCCTCTTTCCGTGGGCAACAATCAAGGAGAATATTAGTGTCGGCTTAAAAGTGACGCGGGGGCGACATTATGATCGCCAATTAGTCGATCACTATATTGAACTAATGGGGCTAACCGGTTTTGAAAATGCTTATCCCCATCAGGTTTCTGGTGGGATGGCACAGCGGGCGGCCCTCGCACGGTCAATTATCATGAATCCAGAAATCTTACTCTTGGATGAACCGATGGGCGCGCTCGATGCCTTTACACGTGCGGATATTCAAAATGTCATTGAGCGTGTCTGGCAACAGACCCAAACAACTATGATTTTAGTGACGCATGATATCGATGAGGCCGTTTACTTGAGTGATCGAATTATTGTAATGACACCACGTCCCGGGAGGATCAAAGAAATTGTAACGAATCCACTACCGCATCCACGGTCACGCGTCAGTGCAGATTTTGCGACTTTTCGGCATCAAATTCAGGATAAATTAAATTTTGGTGCGCGTGATGAACAGGCTGCACGGTAA
- a CDS encoding ABC transporter substrate-binding protein has product MRKKGIVFGLLSFIALGTVLAGCGSSSASSKGTSKTYKYGEVTIPAKDGSICNAPNYIAYEKGFFKKNGLKAKLVANPRDISDLEAGFASGKYDAQNGDFQYLPAIQNGAQIKAVGGIHQGCIKLLVPKNSSIKRVKDLKGKTIGIPAQGSTPQYVTSIALQHAGIDPKTGVTWKVYSTDLLAKAAEKGQVDAIGTVDPYAYQAQQESGFKTIIDNNNNSGNAKMAAMGMKSKGACCYLYVSSKLVKENSAKAKAIVRSYKQAAAWINKHPEETAKIELNKGYVSKTKFINVKNVTQILKDEHFELNLKTGKEDLSYYIKQLKQAGYLKKNTNNKQLLKQAYWYPDLSKN; this is encoded by the coding sequence ATGCGAAAAAAGGGAATTGTTTTTGGGTTATTGAGTTTTATTGCACTGGGGACGGTGTTAGCGGGTTGTGGTAGCAGTAGCGCCAGCAGTAAAGGGACGTCTAAGACTTATAAGTATGGTGAAGTGACGATACCAGCAAAGGATGGCTCTATCTGTAATGCGCCCAATTATATTGCATATGAGAAGGGCTTCTTTAAGAAAAACGGACTTAAAGCTAAGTTGGTAGCTAACCCACGTGATATTAGTGACCTAGAAGCGGGTTTTGCGAGTGGTAAATACGACGCTCAAAATGGTGATTTTCAATATTTACCTGCGATTCAAAATGGTGCCCAAATCAAGGCTGTGGGTGGGATTCATCAGGGATGTATCAAGTTGTTAGTCCCTAAAAATTCGAGCATTAAGCGTGTTAAGGATTTAAAGGGTAAGACGATTGGCATTCCGGCGCAAGGGTCGACACCGCAATATGTGACGTCCATTGCACTCCAGCATGCAGGCATTGACCCGAAGACGGGCGTGACCTGGAAAGTCTACAGTACGGATTTATTAGCTAAAGCCGCTGAAAAGGGTCAAGTTGATGCAATTGGGACGGTGGACCCATACGCTTATCAAGCCCAACAAGAATCAGGCTTTAAGACTATTATCGATAATAATAACAATAGTGGCAACGCCAAGATGGCTGCGATGGGCATGAAATCGAAAGGTGCTTGCTGCTACTTGTACGTTTCTAGCAAGTTAGTCAAAGAGAATTCCGCAAAGGCTAAAGCCATTGTGCGCTCATATAAGCAAGCCGCCGCTTGGATTAATAAGCACCCTGAGGAGACCGCTAAGATTGAATTGAATAAGGGCTATGTTTCTAAGACGAAGTTTATCAACGTCAAGAATGTGACTCAGATCTTAAAGGATGAACACTTTGAATTAAATCTCAAAACAGGTAAGGAAGATTTAAGTTATTATATCAAGCAATTGAAGCAAGCGGGCTATTTGAAGAAGAATACGAATAACAAACAATTATTGAAACAAGCCTATTGGTATCCAGACTTGTCTAAGAACTAA